A region of the Poseidonibacter antarcticus genome:
TTACCTTACATCTTATACTTTTTAGTAAAGTTCATTTATGCAACAAATAAAAAAGTATTTCATCATCCAATAATTAAAGATGACGAAGCTTTCATATTTGTTGCATGGCATGGAGATTTATTAGCCCAACCTACAAATTATTTTAAATTCAGACCAAATGGAAATGTAAAAGCAATGATTAGTCATAATAAAGATGGTGAAATAATTGCAAAAATATATTCTCTTTTAGGTACGGGATTAATTAGAGGTTCATCTTCTAAAGGTGCTGCTAAAGCTTTAATTAGTACAATTAAAGAAATAAGAAATGGTTGTGATGTTGCACTTACTCCTGATGGTCCACGAGGTCCTAGATTTTCAGTTGCTAATGGTATTATTGCAATTGCACAAAAAAGCAATGCTAGAATAATTGTTTTAAATTCGAAGCCAAGTAAATATTGGCAATTTAAATCTTGGGATAAATTTGTTTTACCAAAACCTTTTGGAAAAATAGATTTTTATTTATCAGAACCTTATAGTATTGAAGGTTTAGAGTTTGAAGAGGCTAAAGAGTTTATCAGAAATAAAATGATGATTCACGCAATGTCTTAAAAAATTTAAAGTAGGAAGTATATGTTTAATAAAGAATTTTTATACATCAATGCTATTAAATATGATACACAATTAAAGCTTGACTACAAGAAATTAAGCAATAATCAAATTATTGAAGCAAATAATTCAGTATTTTTAGTTAATGATGATATTCTTTCTTTTGATATTGCTCATAAATTAAATGCTTCGCAAAAAGAGATAACAAATACATATATCTCAACACTTCTTATAAGTGATACAACAAGACTTGTTCCTAAATCCATATCTTCTAAGTTAAAAGATTGTGAAATATCAGAATTTAACAATGAATTTGATATTGCTGTTTTAAAAACGACTTTATTTGAAACTAAAAATTACTTTGAAAAAACTGGTGTGGATTATATATATTCAGCTTTTCATATTTTAAATTTACACCTAGAGCAAAATATTTGTAAAAATCAATTACTAATTTTTCTATTTAATAATAAAGCATTTATATTAATTTTAGGTAATAATGGTTCAATTGTATTTAATAAAACTGCTGATTTACCTACTTTTGAATCTATAAAGAAAACTCATTTTTATGAAGATGATATTGCAGGTCAGAAACTTTTTGATGAAATTTATTATTTAGAATTAAATGAAATAATACATGATACACTTGATGATTTTTATGAAGAATCAAAAGATGTATTTATTGAAAAAATTGTAATTTTATATGCTTTAAAACAATTATCAAATGAATTGATTACACAATTAAGTGATGAATTACTTTTAGCTATTGATTATCACCCTGTTAATATTGATGAAGAAATTTTTGCATTAACAAAAGATAAACATTTGAAAAAGAGTTTTATTAAACCTAGAAAAAAAGCTAAAAAAACTAATTTTAATAATATATTTATTGCAATATTTTTTTTATTAGCATTTCTTACTATTTATAAATTATTTAATAATATAAATGAAACAAAAGAATCAACTACACCCCTTTTAAATAAATTCATTGACTTACCAGATCATGTAAATCTAAATGATAGAATTGAAAAACAAATAAAATCTATTTTTGATAGAATACCTTATGATATTGTCTTAAAAGATTTTAAACTTACTAAGGATTCTTTAGAGTTTAATGCTACATTATTAAATGATGATAGTTTTATTAAATCTGTTGAGCCTGCATTAAAAGATATTTATAATCAAGTAGATATTGAAATAGAAGATAAAAACAAAGATAAAAAGAATATGCTTGATGCCAAAATAATTGCTTCAAATGCTTTAAATTTAGAGGGTGTAGTTTATAAAACATATACTGATAAATATATAACAGATGAATTTATGCCTATAAGTAGAGTTAGTGAACAGTTAAAAATATTATTTCCTGAAAATACTATTATTAAATTTAATTCAAGTAGAAATGAAGATATTACAAAGTTTTATTATTCTATTAATATGTTAGTAAAAACTCCCACTGAATTATTTAGAACAATAGAAATGCTAAATAATGAACTTTATTCTATAAATGTAATGTATCCAATAAGAATGATAAAAACTATAAATGGTTTAGAAATAGAATTTAAATTGGTATTTAATCAATCTAAATAATAAAAGATAAACTAAAAACTTTTACCAAGTTTTTAGTTCATTATAAACAGAGTCTCTCTCAACTGGAATAAAACCAGTATTTTTAATTAAATCAACAAATTCTTTTACTGCAACACCTTTAGCACTAGTTGCTCCTGCCGCACTTTGAATTGATTCTTTCTCAATAGTACCATCTACATCATTTGAGCCAAATTCTTGAGCTATAAGTGCTAATTTAACAGTTGATGTAGCCCAATAAGCTTTTATATTAGGGATATTGTCTAAAACTATTCTAGCAATTGCATAAGTTTTTAGAATTTCTACACCAGTTAAAGGAGCATCAATTTTTAAGAAATTATTTTTAGTTTGATAAACAAGAGGAATAAAGGCATTAAAACCACCTGTTTCATCTTGTAAATCTCTTAATCTAATCATATGGTCAATTCTATTATCTCTACTTTCTATATGTCCAAAAAGCATTGTTG
Encoded here:
- a CDS encoding lysophospholipid acyltransferase family protein → MKKYFKINILPYILYFLVKFIYATNKKVFHHPIIKDDEAFIFVAWHGDLLAQPTNYFKFRPNGNVKAMISHNKDGEIIAKIYSLLGTGLIRGSSSKGAAKALISTIKEIRNGCDVALTPDGPRGPRFSVANGIIAIAQKSNARIIVLNSKPSKYWQFKSWDKFVLPKPFGKIDFYLSEPYSIEGLEFEEAKEFIRNKMMIHAMS